In one window of Calypte anna isolate BGI_N300 chromosome 1, bCalAnn1_v1.p, whole genome shotgun sequence DNA:
- the TNFRSF1A gene encoding tumor necrosis factor receptor superfamily member 1A isoform X1 — protein MRCPALPCSSLGTVILTFVCVLIKESIEIAPVSYTWHVHQEALDGRDPSNLLRREKRQVQCPLGQYLHPRETHCCMRCHAGTYKEKDCDRPDQAPVCPQCPNGTFTAVDNTMSKCFPCTHCRTEFRQIVVTPCTPKQDTVCGCRKHQYQFGQSDLFQCRSCSSCVNGIIANCSKYRNTICKCKPQFFRTLSNVCKPCNSCVGEECLQCHSPVTTSQTSSGFNGSLVLGIIVAIFVIISVLYIVYKVVKLVQKKGIASSFYSCASLPQTTKEPLPEVEVKRNKISTHLPESQKETELLLNATPPPAPLLQGSHELPDCVRPARKTQLPDNPAILYTVVDHVLPSRWKEFVRRLGLRDCDLERIEMEHRRLRDAQYEMLRLWKLQKGHAATVEHISCVLNQMELSGCSEAIQEALLNQNSPQPCSVHSHL, from the exons ATGCGCTGCCCAGcgctgccctgcagctctctggggaCG GTTATCCTTACATTTGTCTGTGTGTTAATTAAGGAATCTATAGAAATTGCTCCAGTGTCATATACATGGCATGTCCATCAGGAAGCTTTGGATGGAAGAGACCCCTCTAACCTCttgaggagagagaagaggcaaGTGCAGTGTCCACTAGGTCAATACCTGCATCCCAGAGAGACCCACTGCTGTATGAGGTGCCATGCAG GTACCTACAAGGAAAAAGACTGTGATCGGCCTGACCAGGCACCTGTCTGCCCTCAATGTCCTAATGGCACATTCACAGCTGTTGATAACACCATGTCTAAATGCTTCCCATGTACACATTGCCGTACAG agtttcGGCAGATTGTAGTGACTCCTTGCACCCCAAAGCAAGATACAGTATGCGGCTGCCGGAAGCATCAGTATCAGTTTGGTCAGTCCGATCTCTTCCAGTgtaggagctgcagctcctgtgtcAATGGGATTATTGCCAATT gtTCAAAGTACAGAAACACAATTTGCAAGTGTAAGCCTCAGTTCTTCCGGACACTTAGTAATGTTTGCAAGCCTTGCAACAG CTGTGTTGGAGAAGAATGCTTGCAGTGTCATAGCCCAGTGACTACCTCACAGACTTCATCTGGGTTTA ATGGAAGCCTTGTCCTTGGCATCATCGTTGCAATATTTGTAATTATCTCTGTCCTCTACATTGTATATAAAGTAGTGAAGTTGGTTCAGAAAAAGGGGATAGCATCATCTTTTTACTCCTGTG cttctTTGCCGCAGACAACCAAGGAACCACTGCCTGAG gTTGaggtaaaaagaaacaaaatttccaCCCATCTTCCTGAGtcccagaaggaaacagaattgCTACTGAATGCAACACCACCACCTGCACCTCTGCTGCAAGGTTCACATGAATTACCAGACTGTGTCAGACCTGCCAGGAAGACACAGCTTCCAGACA ACCCTGCTATTCTCTATACTGTAGTGGATCATGTACTGCCATCTCGGTGGAAAGAGTTTGTGAGGCGTCTGGGTCTGCGTGACTGTGATCTGGAGAGAATTGAGATGGAGCACCGGCGTTTGCGAGATGCCCAGTATGAAATGCTTAGACTGTGGAAACTGCAGAAGGGCCATGCTGCAACTGTGGAGCACATCAGCTGTGTTCTCAACCAGATGGAGCTGAGTGGCTGCAGTGAAGCTATTCAGGAGGCTTTGCTAAACCAGAACTCTCCACAACCTTGCAGCGTCCACAGCCACCTTTga
- the TNFRSF1A gene encoding tumor necrosis factor receptor superfamily member 1A isoform X2 — protein sequence MAPDRPFLLPLSVILTFVCVLIKESIEIAPVSYTWHVHQEALDGRDPSNLLRREKRQVQCPLGQYLHPRETHCCMRCHAGTYKEKDCDRPDQAPVCPQCPNGTFTAVDNTMSKCFPCTHCRTEFRQIVVTPCTPKQDTVCGCRKHQYQFGQSDLFQCRSCSSCVNGIIANCSKYRNTICKCKPQFFRTLSNVCKPCNSCVGEECLQCHSPVTTSQTSSGFNGSLVLGIIVAIFVIISVLYIVYKVVKLVQKKGIASSFYSCASLPQTTKEPLPEVEVKRNKISTHLPESQKETELLLNATPPPAPLLQGSHELPDCVRPARKTQLPDNPAILYTVVDHVLPSRWKEFVRRLGLRDCDLERIEMEHRRLRDAQYEMLRLWKLQKGHAATVEHISCVLNQMELSGCSEAIQEALLNQNSPQPCSVHSHL from the exons ATGGCACCCGATCGCCCCTTTCTGCTCCCGCTCTCC GTTATCCTTACATTTGTCTGTGTGTTAATTAAGGAATCTATAGAAATTGCTCCAGTGTCATATACATGGCATGTCCATCAGGAAGCTTTGGATGGAAGAGACCCCTCTAACCTCttgaggagagagaagaggcaaGTGCAGTGTCCACTAGGTCAATACCTGCATCCCAGAGAGACCCACTGCTGTATGAGGTGCCATGCAG GTACCTACAAGGAAAAAGACTGTGATCGGCCTGACCAGGCACCTGTCTGCCCTCAATGTCCTAATGGCACATTCACAGCTGTTGATAACACCATGTCTAAATGCTTCCCATGTACACATTGCCGTACAG agtttcGGCAGATTGTAGTGACTCCTTGCACCCCAAAGCAAGATACAGTATGCGGCTGCCGGAAGCATCAGTATCAGTTTGGTCAGTCCGATCTCTTCCAGTgtaggagctgcagctcctgtgtcAATGGGATTATTGCCAATT gtTCAAAGTACAGAAACACAATTTGCAAGTGTAAGCCTCAGTTCTTCCGGACACTTAGTAATGTTTGCAAGCCTTGCAACAG CTGTGTTGGAGAAGAATGCTTGCAGTGTCATAGCCCAGTGACTACCTCACAGACTTCATCTGGGTTTA ATGGAAGCCTTGTCCTTGGCATCATCGTTGCAATATTTGTAATTATCTCTGTCCTCTACATTGTATATAAAGTAGTGAAGTTGGTTCAGAAAAAGGGGATAGCATCATCTTTTTACTCCTGTG cttctTTGCCGCAGACAACCAAGGAACCACTGCCTGAG gTTGaggtaaaaagaaacaaaatttccaCCCATCTTCCTGAGtcccagaaggaaacagaattgCTACTGAATGCAACACCACCACCTGCACCTCTGCTGCAAGGTTCACATGAATTACCAGACTGTGTCAGACCTGCCAGGAAGACACAGCTTCCAGACA ACCCTGCTATTCTCTATACTGTAGTGGATCATGTACTGCCATCTCGGTGGAAAGAGTTTGTGAGGCGTCTGGGTCTGCGTGACTGTGATCTGGAGAGAATTGAGATGGAGCACCGGCGTTTGCGAGATGCCCAGTATGAAATGCTTAGACTGTGGAAACTGCAGAAGGGCCATGCTGCAACTGTGGAGCACATCAGCTGTGTTCTCAACCAGATGGAGCTGAGTGGCTGCAGTGAAGCTATTCAGGAGGCTTTGCTAAACCAGAACTCTCCACAACCTTGCAGCGTCCACAGCCACCTTTga